In Mycobacterium sp. ITM-2016-00317, the genomic window GGCGCCTCGGAACCGGCAGTCGACTGCTTCACCGACGCCGAGGCCGACCGGGGTGACAGCGTGCTGACGACCCAGGGCACGACCGTGCAGTGGACAGAGGACGACACCCGGCACGTCTTCGAACGATGCGCGCGAGGTTCGGGCGGCGCCGACGTCCTGACCGGCATGGGCACCCGCAACAGCGCACGCGACATGGACGTGCTGCGGGCCGTGCTCGGTGACGAGCGGTTGACCTTCCTGGGCCAGAGTTACGGGACGCGACTGGGCGCGGTCTACGCGGAGCAGTTCCCCGGGAACGTCCGCGCGATGGTGCTCGACGGGGCCATCGACCCCAGCCAGCGGACCTTCGAGCGCCGCGTGGGCGCCTTCGCCGGGTTCCAGCGTTCCTTCGAGCAGATGGCCGCCTTCTGCGCCACCCTGCCCGACTGCCCGCTGGGCACCGACCCGGCCGGGGCCACCGACAGGTTCCACGAGATCGTGCGTCCGCTCTACGGCACGCCGATACCGGCGCTGGACTCGACCTCGACTTCGACGAGGCCGTCGGCGGGGTGATCTCCGGGCTGTACACCGAAGCGGCCTGGCCCCGCGTCATCGCCGGGATCGCGCAGGTGCAGCAGCAGGGACGCGGTGACGAACTGCTGCAACTCGGTTACGACTTCGCGCTGCGCGACGCCGAGGGCAACTGGACCAATTTCGTCGAGGCGCTCTACGCCACCAACTGCATGGACGAGGAGCGGCTCAGCGAGCGCGACGGGAACACGTTGCGCGCCCGCATCTTCGAAGCGGCGCCGTTCATGGATCCAGGGGTCGTGCTGACCGGCGCCCGCGACGGGTGCGAGCACTGGCCGGCCGAACCGACGCTCGGCTTCCCCTATGCCACCGATGTCGAGGGGCTTCCCGCGACGCTCGTGGTGTCGATCACGGGCGATCCGACCACCCCGCATGCGGGCGGCATCCGGCTGGCGCAGACCCTGGGCAGTGCGCTGCTCACGGTGGAGGGTGAGGGACACACCATCGTGACGGCCGGAACCAACCAGTGCGTCAACGACATCGCCGCCGACTACCTGGTCGATCTCGTGCTGCCGGAGGAGGGCGCGACCTGCCCGCTGTGAGCGGTGAGCGCGACGAATCGCTGCGCGATGAGTCGATGGGTGGCGGCATCCGGGTGCAGGTTGTCGGGCAGCGGATGGCTCGCTTCGTCATCCGGGCCGTACAGGTCGAGACCGTCGATGTAGGACAGGTGCGGATCGTCGGCCTGTCGCTTTCCCACGATGCCGGCGAGCTGCTCACGTATGCCGCGCAGGGTGAGACGGCGCAGCCCCGCGTTCGGCACGACGGCGTCGCCGGGATCACCCGTTGCCACGAAGCGCACCGCGCCCGCCGCGAGCGCTTCGACATCGAAACTCCCCGGTCCCGGGGTTGACTCGTGGATCGGGCAGTGCAGCGGCCCGATGACGATCAAGGGCGTCCTCGGATGCCTGTCGCGGATGGTGTCGAGGAACCCGTGCACAGCGGGGCCGAACGCACGCCGGCGCATCAGATCCGAGTTCACCAGGTTGATGCCGATCTTCACGCTGATCAGATCGGCGGGACGATCGCGAATCGTCCTGGCCACGAACGGATCCAGCATGGCGCTGCCCGAAAAGCCGAGGTTCACCAGATCGAGGTTCCCCGCCGCGGCCGCCAACGCGGGCCACGTGGTGCTGGGGGTGTCCGCATTGGAGCCCTGACTGATGGAGCTGCCATGGTGGACCCAGGTGGGGCCTGGCCGGCACGGGCTCGATCGGTGCGTCGGTGCGCAAGCCGACCAATTCTGTTCGCTCGTAATGCGGCAACCACAGCTCGAGCGTCTTGTCGTGCGACGCCAGCCCGTCGAAGCGCAACGTCGCCGCCCCGCCCGACTCTGTCTCGCTCGCGCCTGTGGACGGATCGATACGCACCAGGTCACCGCCGGACACCGCCGCGTGCCGAACCCGCCGATTGTCGATCAGCAGATCCACGACACCGTCGGCACGTGGCGGCACACCTGTCAGCACCACCCGCGTGCGCAGGAGATCGAGTTCGATCACGGTCGCGGCCGTGCGCACTGTCAGCCGCACGCCCGAGGGCTGCGCTTGCGCACTCAACAGCTGTGGATCGTCACATTGCGCACGCGCGGCGCGCGGCAGACGGTGCGGAAGCCAGCCGCGGCCGGTGTCCTCGAGTTCCGCGAGTCCGTGGAACAACTCGACGCTGAGGGGATGGGATCTCAGCTCGAGGTTCCGCGAGGTCATCCCGACACGCTACGTGTCCCGCGATGGCCGCCACGATGGTCACACCGCCCGAAGCTAATATCGATATTCGCCGCAAATATCGCATCTAGGTGTTAGGTTGATGAGCAATGAGTTCGGCCCCAGGCGCGTTTCCGTTGACCGGCACGTTCCAGCACAGTGACACAACACCAGGGAGACGAGTAGATGGCACGGACAGTTCAGTTCTCCGAATACGGCGGCACCGACGTGCTCCGGGTGATTGACGCCCCGGTGCCGAGCGCCGGGCCCGCACAGGTGCGCATCGCGGTCCGGGCAGCGGGCGTCAACCCCATCGACGCGAAGATCATGCAGGGCTTCATGCGGGAGATGGTGCCCCTGGACCTCCAGGCCGGACTCGGGTCCGATGTGGCCGGGGTCGTCGACCAGGTCGGTGCCGGCGTCACCGCGTTCCAGGTGGGCGACGAAGTGATGGGCAGCTCGCTGACCCCCGCGATATCCGAGTATGCCCTGGCAGATCCGGCCAATCTGATCATCAAACCCACCGAGGTCGGCTGGGACGTCGCGGGCAGCGTGGCCGGCGCGGGCGGCACCGCGTGGGCCGTCCTGGACCGTCTCCAGGTCCGTGCGGGCGAGACCCTGCTCGTCCACGCCGCGGCCGGCGGCGTGGGCACATTCGCGGTTCAGCTCGCGACGGCGCGGGGCGCACAGGTGATCGGCACGGCGAGCGAACGCAACTTCGATTACCTGAAATCCATTGGCGCCGAGCCGGTCCGCTACGGTGACGGACTGGCCGACCGCGTCCGCGCCCTCGCCCCCGCCGGGGTGGACGCCGTCCTGGACGCGTCCGGCCGCGGCGAGATCCCGCTCTCGATCGAACTTGCCGGCGGCCCGGAGCGGGTGCTGACCCTGGTCGCATTCGATGCCGCCGACACCGGGATCCAGATCTTCGCCGGCGGCACCGGCGATGACCGGGGGCCTGCCTTGCAGGAGATCGTCGCGCTCATCAGTCAGGAACAGCTCACCGTCCCCATCTGGCGCGCCTTCCCGCTGGACGAGACCGCTGCCGCGCTGGAGGCCAGCAGTGCCGGGCACCTCCGCGGCAAGATCGTCGTGCTGCCGTAACCGCCGGCAGCGGTGCGGAACGGGCATCGACACAGGCCGTCAATAGCGTTAGTCCTGCGCAATCTCGATACACTGCCCACATCGACCATCATTCGAGGGCAGGAGCAGTCGCCCGATGACACGGACCACCGAGGTGTACGACGTACTCCTCGCCGAATTGTTCAACGGGCAGCTCGCCCCGGGCCAGAAGCTCCTGCTGGTCGCGATCGGTGAACGTCTCGGCGTGAGTCAGTCCGTGGTTCGCGAGGCACTCACCCGGCTCGCCGCCCAGGGCTTCGTCGTCGCGACGCCGCAACGCGGGTTCCGGGTGCGCGAACTGTCGGTCGACGACGTCGTCTGCCTGACCGAGACCCGGGTCCAGGTGGAGACCGCGGCACTGCGGCTGGCGATCAAGCGCGGGGACGTGCACTGGGAGGCGGGCATCCTCACCTCGCATCACCTGCTGGATCAGACTCCGTTCTTCGCTGAGGACCGGACTGTCAACGAGGAATGGACCATCCGGCACCGCGAGTTCCACCGCGCCCTACTGGCCGGGTGCAAGAACCCGTGGATGGACAGGATCACGCAGGCCATGCGTGACAACGCCGAGCTCTACAAGCGGTGGTACCTGGTGTTGGCCCACGGCCACCCGCACGACTTCGCGATCGAACACGACCAACTCAAGGACCTGGCACTGGCCCGGGACACCGACGCCGCGGTCGCGCTGCTGACCGAACACATCGAGCGGGCACCCCGCGAGCTGATCGCGTACGCGACCGAACACGGACTCGAGGGCTTCCGGGATTGACGGGTCGGCGACCTCAAACGCTGCGGCGGCCGGGGTCGGTCTCCAACGCCGCACGGTCCCAGTCCGCCAGGTCCGCGGCCGCGCCGTAGCTGAACTCGAGGAAGTCCAGCACACACTGATCCGGATCCTCAGCGGCCCGGGCGGTTTCGTACGGAAGAAGGAACTGGCGCAGTTCGGGATGGTAGAAGACTCCCTCGGGGCGGCCGGCGAAGTCGGCGAAGCCGTCCGGTTCGGGGTACGCGTAGGAGTAGAACGCCCCTTCTTCCCCACCGCCGGGCCAGAACCCGCAACTACTCAGCTCGTGCGAATAGGCCTCGACCATCACCCAGTCGGCGCAGTTCGGCGCGCCCCCGGGATGGGGCGGTGCGGGACGGCCGGAGAATCGGCTACAGGCCAGATCGAATGAGCCCCAGAAGAAGTGCACCGGACTGACCTTGCCGGTGAACCGGGAACGGAACTGCCCGACCACCCGGTCGGCCTGCACCAGCTGTTGCCAGAAGGCGTTGGCCGCGGCGGGATCGTAGCCGGTGTGCTGGTCCTCGGCGAACGGGACGGCGGGATCGACCTCGTTGGGCCGCTTGGTGATTCGCGTGGGAACGTCCAGGCGGTCGAGCAATGCCATCGTCTCGTCGTGGAACTTCGCGACGGAACTGTCGCGTAGGTCCACATGGCCGGAGCCACCGTCGCTCACCCGCACGGCCAGTGTGTGGTCGAGGAAGTCGAACTCCATGTCGAGAAGCCGCGCGTCCACCGGGATGGGCGACGTCGTCAATCCGCGTGGTGAGACGTAAAGCGGTGCCTGCCACCAGTGATTGAGCGGCGGCGCATGAGCCAACCGCACCTTGCCCACGATCTGGGTCCACATGTGCAGCGATCTGCGCGTCGGCTCCCAGTCGTCAACACGCAAGGACGGCCATCCGCCGCCAGCCGAGGAGAGGGTCATGTCAGCCTTTCAGTTGCTGGGCCGCTCCAGCGTAAGGGAAATCGAGGTCATCGGAACGGACATTGTGCGGCGCCACCACGACCTACCTGGCGCCGTCGCGGAACTGGGCGGCGTCGTGGCCGGAGATGCCACGGAACTGGACATGCAGGACCCGCGGCTGCGCCCACTCCCCGTTGACGCCGAACCTGACATCGCCCATCACGGTCGGAAAGGTCGCGCCGCGGGCGTACTCGCAGAGGCCGGCGTCGTCGATGCCTCCGGTCGCTTCGACAGCTCGGGCGACGAACTGCATCTGCGCGTAGGCCGGCGGCGCCATGTAGTGCCCCAGGACGTCCACGCCGGCACCGTCGGCACGTCAAAGACTTTCGCCCCCTTCGCCAGTCCCACCACGTTGTTCACGATCGCCGCCGGGTCATGGCTGTTCAGGTTGG contains:
- a CDS encoding GntR family transcriptional regulator — translated: MTRTTEVYDVLLAELFNGQLAPGQKLLLVAIGERLGVSQSVVREALTRLAAQGFVVATPQRGFRVRELSVDDVVCLTETRVQVETAALRLAIKRGDVHWEAGILTSHHLLDQTPFFAEDRTVNEEWTIRHREFHRALLAGCKNPWMDRITQAMRDNAELYKRWYLVLAHGHPHDFAIEHDQLKDLALARDTDAAVALLTEHIERAPRELIAYATEHGLEGFRD
- a CDS encoding NADP-dependent oxidoreductase, whose amino-acid sequence is MARTVQFSEYGGTDVLRVIDAPVPSAGPAQVRIAVRAAGVNPIDAKIMQGFMREMVPLDLQAGLGSDVAGVVDQVGAGVTAFQVGDEVMGSSLTPAISEYALADPANLIIKPTEVGWDVAGSVAGAGGTAWAVLDRLQVRAGETLLVHAAAGGVGTFAVQLATARGAQVIGTASERNFDYLKSIGAEPVRYGDGLADRVRALAPAGVDAVLDASGRGEIPLSIELAGGPERVLTLVAFDAADTGIQIFAGGTGDDRGPALQEIVALISQEQLTVPIWRAFPLDETAAALEASSAGHLRGKIVVLP
- a CDS encoding alpha/beta hydrolase, giving the protein MISGLYTEAAWPRVIAGIAQVQQQGRGDELLQLGYDFALRDAEGNWTNFVEALYATNCMDEERLSERDGNTLRARIFEAAPFMDPGVVLTGARDGCEHWPAEPTLGFPYATDVEGLPATLVVSITGDPTTPHAGGIRLAQTLGSALLTVEGEGHTIVTAGTNQCVNDIAADYLVDLVLPEEGATCPL
- a CDS encoding DUF5996 family protein, with the protein product MTLSSAGGGWPSLRVDDWEPTRRSLHMWTQIVGKVRLAHAPPLNHWWQAPLYVSPRGLTTSPIPVDARLLDMEFDFLDHTLAVRVSDGGSGHVDLRDSSVAKFHDETMALLDRLDVPTRITKRPNEVDPAVPFAEDQHTGYDPAAANAFWQQLVQADRVVGQFRSRFTGKVSPVHFFWGSFDLACSRFSGRPAPPHPGGAPNCADWVMVEAYSHELSSCGFWPGGGEEGAFYSYAYPEPDGFADFAGRPEGVFYHPELRQFLLPYETARAAEDPDQCVLDFLEFSYGAAADLADWDRAALETDPGRRSV
- a CDS encoding alpha/beta hydrolase; the protein is MNTILRLLVPMLAVTLTACGASTPTTSTSTSTSSGLERFHSQQIAWEPCGDYATTSIETAVFDRASTAQCGHLEVPLDYQQPQGDTVRLAVMRVPARGEALGSLVLNPGGPGGSGLFAAAATALSLPESRLTDRFDLVGFDTRGVGASEPAVDCFTDAEADRGDSVLTTQGTTVQWTEDDTRHVFERCARGSGGADVLTGMGTRNSARDMDVLRAVLGDERLTFLGQSYGTRLGAVYAEQFPGNVRAMVLDGAIDPSQRTFERRVGAFAGFQRSFEQMAAFCATLPDCPLGTDPAGATDRFHEIVRPLYGTPIPALDSTSTSTRPSAG